The Mixta hanseatica genome includes a region encoding these proteins:
- a CDS encoding BapA prefix-like domain-containing protein, with protein MAQLSTGRVDIISRENGTLLSQNSTNASRTVLLSEPSVVRINGTRAAVASFERQGDDLILHMQDGSVVRYQRFFLNDENGEHSELVFDDGVNPPEHAIFPAASEGADATAMAVTPTYQSLADIDPLL; from the coding sequence ATGGCACAGCTCTCCACCGGGCGCGTAGATATTATTTCACGCGAAAACGGCACCTTACTCTCGCAAAACAGCACCAATGCTTCCCGTACGGTTTTACTCAGTGAACCCAGCGTCGTCAGGATTAATGGCACCCGTGCCGCCGTGGCCTCTTTTGAACGACAGGGCGACGATCTAATCCTACATATGCAGGACGGCAGCGTGGTGCGCTATCAGCGTTTCTTTCTGAATGATGAAAACGGCGAGCACAGCGAGCTGGTGTTTGATGATGGCGTCAATCCCCCTGAGCACGCCATCTTCCCGGCGGCCAGCGAGGGCGCAGATGCCACGGCGATGGCCGTTACGCCAACCTATCAGTCCCTGGCGGATATCGATCCGCTGCTCTAG
- a CDS encoding MFS transporter has product MTSADVEQTRKSQPAVQLATRIIFLIAGTGVSTWAPLVPYAKSRLDVSDAALGGLLLFLGLGSLIAMPLTGALVGKQGCKRVIVCSSLIVMLLLPFMATLASPVALAIALMLFGGAIGTLDVAMNIQAVEVEKAAERTMMSGFHGFYSVGGIAGAGLVSAMLWLGLPPLQAVLAMVILLLLLLLGSQRWLLTERTHQQDTPLFVVPRGWVLFLGLLCFILFLTEGAVLDWSALLLTQERHMPAAQAGLGYAVFSIAMSIGRLTGDRIVSRFSNRLVLAGGCLCAALGVLLLISVDNVAIALLSFLLIGFGAANTVPILFSAAGRQTAMPVNMAISAMTTIGYAGILAGPALIGFVAHGFSLVTAFAAIVVLLVAVAASARLVTR; this is encoded by the coding sequence ATGACATCAGCAGATGTTGAACAGACACGGAAAAGCCAGCCTGCAGTGCAGCTGGCGACGCGGATCATTTTCCTGATTGCCGGTACCGGCGTTTCAACCTGGGCGCCACTGGTGCCTTACGCCAAATCACGCCTCGACGTTAGCGATGCGGCGCTGGGCGGCCTGCTGCTGTTTCTTGGTCTTGGGTCATTGATCGCCATGCCGTTGACCGGGGCGTTAGTTGGCAAGCAGGGCTGCAAACGCGTCATTGTCTGCTCATCGTTAATTGTTATGCTGCTGTTGCCGTTTATGGCGACGCTGGCCTCCCCTGTCGCACTGGCGATTGCGCTGATGCTGTTCGGCGGGGCGATTGGCACGCTGGATGTGGCGATGAATATTCAGGCCGTAGAGGTAGAGAAAGCCGCAGAACGCACCATGATGTCCGGTTTTCACGGTTTTTACAGCGTCGGCGGCATTGCCGGCGCTGGTCTGGTCAGCGCAATGCTGTGGCTGGGCCTGCCGCCGCTGCAGGCGGTGCTGGCGATGGTGATTCTGCTGTTGCTGCTGCTGCTGGGCAGCCAACGTTGGCTGCTGACCGAGCGTACCCATCAGCAGGACACCCCGCTGTTTGTGGTGCCGCGCGGCTGGGTGCTGTTTCTTGGCCTGCTCTGTTTTATTCTGTTTCTTACCGAAGGTGCGGTACTGGACTGGAGCGCCCTGCTGCTGACTCAGGAACGCCATATGCCCGCCGCACAGGCTGGTTTGGGCTACGCGGTGTTTTCCATTGCCATGAGTATTGGTCGTTTAACCGGCGACCGTATCGTTAGCCGTTTCAGTAACCGACTGGTACTGGCAGGCGGTTGCCTCTGCGCCGCGCTGGGCGTACTGTTGTTGATTAGCGTTGATAATGTGGCGATTGCCCTGCTGTCGTTTTTACTGATTGGCTTTGGCGCGGCCAATACCGTGCCGATTTTGTTCAGCGCCGCCGGGCGTCAAACCGCAATGCCGGTAAATATGGCGATCTCAGCCATGACAACCATCGGTTATGCCGGTATTCTGGCAGGTCCGGCGTTAATCGGTTTTGTGGCTCACGGCTTTAGTCTGGTGACCGCCTTTGCTGCCATCGTGGTTCTTCTGGTGGCGGTTGCTGCCAGCGCACGGCTGGTGACACGTTAA
- the rcsD gene encoding phosphotransferase RcsD, which translates to MMYKFPLSSSNVTRFFVMFILLLLLALGFMVHNAVNAWLMEKRYAMADITRSMQKRIDTYRFATWQIYENLAASAAGSAPSASLQETRLRPDVYYLEKMRRKTEALIFGSHDSSTLDMTLRMSNYLDTLWGAENSTWSMYFLNGQDNSLILISTLPLKDMATRYKESAISNIVDARRAEMLQQANALDERESFSPLRRFAWQNDHYFTVRTTFNQPGHLATVVAFDMPVNDLIPHNMPLENFQLKQDATLNSSATSDDELQNTRITLNNPNVEIAASLPSTPLQLIYRIPLSTLALDTLRNLMWPLIANLLLLLMSLAGLFLLRQQSLRPGENQSAELDALRMLNEEIVSSLPVGLLVYDFASNRTIISNKIAEHLLPHLNLQKIVNMSDQHQGVLQATVNNEVYEIRHARSHHSPHTQLFLMRDQDRELLVNKKLQKAQQVLDRNHQLRQQLLQNLGHALHRPLQQVVAQLQTLSEISEDDHALDALENSQALARLVDDIVLLNRLETHDWAPDASSFNLQSLLDELTLELLPLSRRKGLTLLVRNHLNSDEMRFGDSRAMYKVLATLLHYSLTTTSWGKITLEVDSPSDRPDRLNIQIVDTGAGLTRDELGNNDFPFLGETSEDRFGQASGLAFFLCRQLCKQMGGHLEILARPDIGTRYSILLHVPPEHQQQQEEKLLEDVIMLIDIAVDDIRKIVTHQLENWGAKCITPDERFAGQSHDILITDDPARLSGWSLLLTDNELGFTVLNEQQYRVNFNLSSALQDALLQLIEKQLSQDMSPAGEDEEEEAVPLISGGYYQLFVETVPEDVQRLYTEASNRDYATLAQTAHRLKGVFAMLNLVPGKELCEQLEQHIKASDDLNIKNTTSDIDAYVNKLLQQGNQ; encoded by the coding sequence ATGATGTACAAGTTTCCTTTATCCTCCAGCAACGTTACGCGTTTTTTCGTGATGTTTATTCTACTGCTGTTGCTGGCGCTGGGTTTTATGGTTCATAACGCGGTGAATGCGTGGCTGATGGAAAAACGCTATGCTATGGCGGATATTACCCGCTCAATGCAAAAGCGCATCGATACCTATCGCTTTGCGACCTGGCAGATCTATGAGAACCTGGCGGCCAGCGCCGCCGGTAGCGCGCCTTCAGCCAGCCTGCAGGAGACGCGACTGCGTCCTGACGTCTATTATCTGGAAAAGATGCGCCGCAAAACCGAGGCGCTGATCTTCGGATCCCATGACAGCAGCACGCTGGATATGACGCTGCGTATGTCTAACTATCTGGACACGCTTTGGGGCGCGGAAAACAGCACCTGGTCGATGTATTTCCTTAACGGGCAGGATAACAGCCTGATCCTGATCTCTACTCTGCCGCTGAAAGATATGGCGACGCGCTATAAAGAGAGTGCCATCAGCAATATCGTCGACGCGCGTCGTGCAGAAATGCTGCAACAGGCCAACGCGCTGGATGAGCGCGAGAGCTTCTCCCCGCTGCGCCGTTTTGCCTGGCAGAACGATCACTATTTTACCGTGCGCACCACCTTTAATCAGCCGGGCCATCTGGCCACCGTGGTGGCGTTTGATATGCCGGTTAACGATCTCATCCCGCATAATATGCCGTTGGAGAATTTCCAGCTGAAGCAGGACGCCACCCTGAACAGCAGCGCGACCAGCGATGATGAATTACAAAATACCCGTATCACCCTTAACAATCCCAACGTCGAGATCGCGGCTTCGCTGCCCAGCACGCCGCTGCAGCTGATTTATCGTATCCCGCTCAGTACGCTCGCCTTAGATACATTGCGCAATCTGATGTGGCCGCTGATTGCCAACCTGCTGTTGCTGTTAATGTCGCTGGCCGGCCTGTTTTTGCTGCGCCAGCAGTCGCTGCGCCCGGGAGAAAACCAGAGCGCCGAGCTGGACGCGTTGCGGATGCTAAACGAGGAGATCGTCAGCAGTCTGCCGGTCGGCCTGCTGGTCTACGACTTCGCCAGCAACCGCACCATTATCAGCAACAAAATTGCGGAGCATCTGCTGCCGCACCTGAACCTGCAAAAAATCGTGAATATGTCCGATCAGCATCAGGGCGTGCTGCAGGCGACGGTGAATAACGAAGTGTATGAGATTCGTCACGCCCGCAGCCATCATTCGCCGCATACCCAGCTGTTTCTGATGCGCGATCAGGATCGTGAGCTGCTGGTAAATAAAAAACTGCAAAAAGCGCAGCAGGTACTGGATCGCAATCATCAGCTGCGCCAACAGCTGTTGCAGAATCTTGGCCATGCGCTGCATCGTCCGCTGCAGCAGGTGGTGGCGCAGCTACAAACGTTGAGCGAAATCAGCGAAGACGATCACGCGCTGGACGCGCTGGAAAACAGCCAGGCGTTAGCGCGGCTGGTAGATGATATTGTGCTGCTGAACCGGCTGGAAACCCATGACTGGGCGCCGGACGCTTCCTCGTTTAATCTGCAATCCCTGCTGGATGAGCTGACGCTGGAGCTGCTGCCGCTGTCGCGCCGGAAAGGATTAACGCTGCTGGTGCGCAACCACCTTAACAGTGATGAGATGCGCTTTGGCGACAGCCGGGCGATGTATAAGGTGCTGGCTACCCTGCTTCACTATTCGCTTACCACCACCAGCTGGGGCAAGATTACGCTGGAGGTCGATTCACCGTCCGATCGTCCCGATCGCTTGAATATTCAGATTGTGGATACCGGCGCAGGCCTGACGCGTGACGAGTTGGGCAATAACGATTTTCCGTTCCTTGGCGAAACCAGCGAAGATCGTTTTGGCCAGGCGTCCGGTCTCGCCTTTTTCCTCTGCCGCCAGCTATGCAAACAGATGGGCGGCCACCTGGAGATCCTGGCCCGGCCAGATATCGGCACGCGCTACAGCATTTTGTTGCACGTGCCGCCGGAGCATCAACAGCAGCAGGAAGAGAAGCTGCTGGAAGATGTCATTATGCTTATCGACATCGCCGTCGATGACATTCGCAAAATCGTCACCCATCAGTTAGAAAACTGGGGCGCGAAGTGCATTACGCCGGATGAACGCTTTGCCGGCCAATCGCACGATATCCTGATCACCGACGACCCGGCGCGGCTTTCCGGCTGGTCGTTGTTGCTGACGGATAATGAACTGGGCTTTACCGTCCTGAATGAACAGCAGTATCGGGTTAATTTTAACCTGAGTAGCGCGTTACAGGATGCGCTGTTACAGCTGATTGAGAAACAGCTATCTCAGGATATGTCGCCTGCCGGAGAAGATGAAGAAGAGGAGGCCGTTCCGCTGATTAGCGGAGGGTACTACCAGCTATTTGTCGAGACAGTACCGGAAGATGTACAGAGACTGTATACTGAGGCGTCGAACAGGGATTACGCGACGCTTGCTCAGACAGCGCATCGCCTGAAAGGGGTATTTGCCATGCTTAATCTGGTACCCGGCAAGGAGCTTTGTGAACAGCTGGAACAGCACATTAAAGCGAGTGACGATTTAAACATCAAAAATACCACCAGTGACATTGACGCTTACGTCAATAAACTGCTGCAGCAAGGTAACCAATAA
- the rcsB gene encoding response regulator transcription factor RcsB: protein MNNLNVIIADDHPIVLFGIRKSLEQIEWVNVVGEFEDSTALINSLSKLDANVLITDLSMPGEKYGDGITLIKYIKRHYPDLSIIVLTMNNNPAILSAVLDLDIEGIVLKQGAPTDLPKALAALQKGKKYTPESVAKLLEKISAGGYGDKRLSPKESEVLRLFAEGFLVTEIAKKLNRSIKTISSQKKSAMMKLGVDNDIALLNYLSSVSTTAPMDKE, encoded by the coding sequence ATGAATAATTTGAACGTAATTATTGCCGATGACCATCCAATTGTTCTGTTTGGCATTCGTAAATCTCTTGAACAGATTGAATGGGTCAACGTAGTTGGTGAGTTTGAAGACTCGACAGCATTGATTAACAGCCTTTCCAAACTGGACGCCAACGTCCTGATTACCGACCTCTCCATGCCTGGCGAAAAATATGGCGACGGCATTACGCTGATCAAATATATCAAACGTCACTATCCGGATCTGTCGATTATCGTTCTGACCATGAATAATAACCCGGCAATCCTCAGCGCCGTGCTGGATCTGGATATCGAAGGCATCGTACTGAAACAGGGCGCGCCGACCGACCTGCCGAAAGCGCTGGCGGCACTGCAGAAAGGGAAGAAATATACCCCGGAAAGCGTGGCCAAGCTGCTGGAGAAAATCAGCGCCGGCGGCTATGGCGATAAGCGCCTGTCGCCGAAAGAGAGCGAAGTGCTGCGTCTGTTCGCCGAAGGTTTCCTGGTGACTGAGATCGCCAAGAAGCTGAACCGCAGTATCAAAACCATCAGTAGCCAGAAGAAATCAGCCATGATGAAGCTGGGCGTTGATAACGATATTGCGCTGCTGAATTACCTCTCTTCGGTCAGCACTACCGCGCCGATGGATAAAGAGTAA
- a CDS encoding helix-turn-helix domain-containing protein, which yields MTTKVNITTDAGANVSQVSEAIALRIKAYRKKKKLSLDELSRRAGISKGMLVEIEKGAANPSIAILCKLSAALGVSVADMVDVASDPLVHVIAAENMPILWQGERGGKAQLLAGTSGPDMIELWRWSLLPGEIFTSAGHPVGTSELFYVEQGTLTLTVAENSVMIEAGAAAIARTDVPHSYANEQETPLIFTMTVAELHT from the coding sequence ATGACCACAAAAGTCAATATAACGACCGATGCCGGCGCCAATGTTTCGCAGGTCAGCGAGGCGATTGCGCTACGTATCAAGGCCTACCGTAAAAAGAAAAAACTGTCGCTGGATGAGCTTTCGCGGCGCGCGGGCATCAGTAAGGGCATGCTGGTTGAAATCGAGAAGGGCGCGGCGAATCCCAGTATTGCCATCCTGTGCAAGCTCTCGGCTGCACTTGGCGTTTCCGTGGCTGATATGGTGGATGTCGCCAGCGATCCGCTGGTGCATGTAATCGCGGCAGAAAATATGCCGATACTGTGGCAAGGTGAACGGGGAGGAAAGGCGCAGCTGCTGGCGGGCACGTCTGGCCCTGATATGATTGAGCTCTGGCGCTGGAGCCTGCTGCCGGGAGAAATATTTACCTCAGCCGGCCATCCTGTCGGCACCTCTGAGCTTTTTTACGTCGAACAGGGCACGCTGACGTTAACGGTGGCGGAAAATAGCGTAATGATTGAAGCGGGGGCGGCGGCGATAGCGCGCACGGATGTGCCGCATAGCTATGCCAATGAACAGGAGACGCCGTTGATTTTTACCATGACGGTGGCCGAGCTGCATACATAA
- a CDS encoding B3/B4 domain-containing protein, producing MISVTPSIESSLADIAPGFRALSIVVEAAPVRDPQVAQQALDEACQAVQQHDFPWAEAHLQAWSEVFKAFGAKPKKTPCSAEALRKRVLKEGRLTAIDPVVDIYNAISIRYAVPVGGENLAAYQGQPRLTLADGSELFDTVKAGEPAMESPEPGEAIWRDDRGVTCRRWNWRQGVRTRLDSHAQQMWFILESLPAMPLPALQEAGDTLIALLTQLMPGMKAHSQLITLES from the coding sequence GTGATTTCCGTTACGCCGTCAATTGAATCATCGCTGGCTGACATTGCGCCAGGCTTCAGGGCGCTCAGCATTGTTGTCGAGGCTGCGCCAGTGCGCGATCCGCAGGTGGCGCAGCAGGCGCTGGATGAGGCCTGTCAGGCCGTGCAGCAACATGATTTCCCCTGGGCGGAAGCGCACCTGCAGGCGTGGAGCGAGGTGTTTAAGGCGTTTGGCGCGAAGCCTAAAAAGACGCCCTGCTCCGCCGAGGCGCTACGCAAAAGGGTATTGAAAGAAGGCAGGCTGACCGCAATCGATCCGGTGGTAGATATTTATAATGCGATCAGCATTCGTTATGCGGTACCGGTCGGCGGTGAAAATCTGGCGGCTTATCAGGGTCAACCCCGGCTAACCCTTGCCGACGGCAGCGAACTTTTCGATACGGTAAAAGCGGGCGAACCGGCGATGGAATCCCCTGAACCGGGCGAAGCGATCTGGCGCGACGATCGGGGCGTTACCTGTCGGCGCTGGAACTGGCGTCAGGGCGTCAGGACCCGTCTGGATAGCCATGCGCAGCAAATGTGGTTTATCCTGGAAAGCCTGCCGGCGATGCCGTTACCCGCCCTGCAAGAAGCAGGCGATACGCTAATCGCGCTGCTGACGCAGCTGATGCCGGGAATGAAAGCGCACAGCCAGCTGATTACGCTGGAAAGTTGA
- the rcsC gene encoding two-component system sensor histidine kinase RcsC, with protein sequence MKYLVSFRTTLRISRYLFRALALMLWSLGALLTAFYVISILHEQEAQVRQEFTLNYDQAQWYVRHSTDITRELKYIAENRLNSSANGTDVLNGVFPGKVTMPQFYPLVDNTNCSAMSNTWRSSLESLSYFLNYWKTNFASAYELNRVFFIGGEGMCMADFGIGNGSVDRERTVKTLHERILRYRNSSADERKSNLYWVSNNGQPGIGYFYMVTPIYIANKLEALLGIEQNIRLDDFVTPGSLPITATLVNEANQPVLSSNRGRVAFSLDEIPDRKAWFGYVDSYKQLVLKKTLHPSNLSIIYSVPTDVLVDRLKLLMINAILLNLISAIILFTLAWLFERRMFLPAEENAHRLEEHEQFNRKIVASAPVGICILRTRDGTNILSNELAHNYLTMLTQEDRQKLTEIISGQQVNFVDLLTGSNTNLQISFVHSRYRNENVAICVLVDVSARVKMEESLQEMAQAAEQASQSKSMFLATVSHELRTPLYGIIGNLDLLQTKQLPKGVDSLVTAMNNSSSLLLKIISDILDFSKIESEQLQIEPRPFAPREIITHITANYLSLVVKKRLTLYCFIEYDVPVALDGDPMRLQQVISNLLNNAIKFTHTGCIILHAYVRQGYLAVRVRDTGVGIANKEITRLFDPFFQVGTGVQRNFQGTGLGLAICEKLINMMDGDIEVESEPGMGSQFIVRIPLYNSQVMAPVLHEGLEDKQIWLALRNDALAAFMTRLLQAHGIKVLRLDDQEWRADDVIITDYDFQPEQPVRAVIMFDGAHIDVPYELKPGRWIYSTAMPHELPALLGRIYSVLVEVPDGLASLPVPEQPGIDNHDILILVVDDHPINRMLLSDQLSSLGYRVKTAQDGVDALNVISRSEIDIVLTDVNMPNMDGYRLTQRLRQLGQTFPIIGVTANALAEEKQRCMEAGMDNCLSKPVTLDTLKTSLAIYAERVRKVRGV encoded by the coding sequence TTGAAATATCTCGTTTCGTTTCGCACTACGCTAAGGATTTCCCGCTACCTGTTTCGCGCGCTGGCGCTGATGCTCTGGTCGCTGGGAGCGCTGTTAACCGCATTTTACGTTATCAGCATTCTGCATGAGCAAGAAGCGCAGGTGCGTCAAGAGTTTACGCTTAACTACGATCAGGCGCAGTGGTACGTGCGCCACTCTACCGATATCACCCGCGAGCTAAAGTATATTGCGGAAAACCGCCTGAACAGCAGCGCTAACGGCACGGACGTGCTGAACGGCGTCTTTCCCGGCAAAGTCACCATGCCGCAATTCTATCCGCTGGTCGACAATACCAACTGCTCCGCCATGAGCAACACCTGGCGCAGTTCGCTGGAGTCGCTCAGCTATTTTCTCAACTACTGGAAAACCAACTTCGCCTCCGCCTATGAGTTAAACCGGGTCTTTTTTATCGGCGGCGAAGGGATGTGCATGGCTGACTTCGGCATCGGCAACGGCTCGGTCGATCGTGAGCGTACGGTGAAAACCCTGCACGAGCGTATTTTGCGCTATCGCAATAGCAGCGCAGACGAGCGGAAAAGCAACCTTTACTGGGTAAGCAATAACGGGCAGCCGGGCATCGGCTATTTCTATATGGTTACGCCCATCTATATTGCTAACAAGCTGGAGGCGCTGTTAGGCATAGAGCAAAACATTCGTCTGGATGATTTTGTTACGCCGGGCAGCCTGCCGATTACCGCCACGCTGGTTAATGAGGCTAATCAGCCGGTGCTTTCATCCAATCGGGGGCGCGTCGCCTTCTCGCTGGATGAAATTCCCGATCGGAAAGCCTGGTTTGGCTATGTCGACAGCTATAAGCAGCTGGTGCTGAAGAAAACCCTGCATCCTTCTAACCTGAGCATCATCTATTCGGTGCCGACCGATGTATTGGTGGATCGGCTTAAGCTGTTAATGATCAATGCCATCCTGCTGAATTTGATCAGCGCGATTATTCTGTTCACCCTGGCCTGGCTGTTTGAGCGCCGAATGTTCCTGCCTGCGGAGGAGAACGCGCATCGGCTGGAGGAGCATGAGCAGTTTAACCGTAAGATCGTCGCCTCTGCGCCAGTGGGCATCTGTATTCTGCGCACCCGCGACGGCACCAATATCCTCAGTAACGAGCTGGCGCATAACTATCTCACCATGCTAACGCAGGAAGATCGCCAGAAACTGACGGAAATCATCAGCGGCCAGCAGGTTAACTTTGTCGACCTGTTGACCGGCAGCAATACCAACCTGCAAATCAGCTTTGTTCATTCACGCTATCGCAATGAGAACGTGGCGATTTGTGTGCTGGTGGATGTTAGCGCGCGCGTGAAAATGGAAGAGTCGCTGCAGGAGATGGCGCAGGCGGCCGAGCAGGCCAGCCAGTCTAAATCGATGTTCCTCGCCACCGTCAGTCATGAGCTGCGTACGCCGCTGTATGGGATCATCGGCAACCTCGATCTGTTGCAGACCAAGCAGCTGCCGAAAGGGGTGGACTCGCTGGTAACGGCGATGAATAACTCTTCCAGCCTGTTGCTGAAAATTATCAGCGATATTCTCGACTTTTCTAAAATTGAGTCGGAGCAGCTGCAAATCGAGCCGCGTCCTTTTGCCCCGCGCGAGATCATTACCCATATCACCGCCAACTATTTATCGCTGGTGGTGAAAAAGCGCCTGACGCTCTACTGCTTTATTGAATACGACGTGCCGGTCGCGCTGGACGGCGATCCCATGCGCCTGCAGCAGGTGATTTCCAACCTGCTCAATAACGCCATTAAATTTACCCATACCGGCTGCATTATTCTACATGCCTATGTCCGCCAGGGGTATCTGGCGGTGCGCGTACGTGATACCGGCGTGGGCATCGCCAACAAAGAGATCACCCGACTATTTGATCCCTTCTTCCAGGTAGGCACCGGCGTACAGCGTAACTTCCAGGGAACCGGCCTTGGCCTGGCGATCTGTGAAAAGCTGATCAATATGATGGACGGCGATATTGAAGTAGAGTCGGAACCGGGCATGGGCAGCCAGTTTATCGTGCGTATTCCACTCTATAACAGCCAGGTGATGGCGCCGGTGCTGCATGAAGGGTTGGAAGATAAGCAGATCTGGCTGGCGCTGCGAAACGATGCGCTGGCCGCCTTTATGACGCGGCTGTTGCAGGCGCATGGGATCAAGGTTTTGCGCCTGGACGATCAGGAGTGGCGGGCGGATGACGTGATCATTACCGATTACGACTTCCAGCCGGAACAGCCGGTACGTGCGGTGATTATGTTTGACGGCGCGCATATTGACGTGCCGTATGAGCTGAAACCCGGACGCTGGATCTATAGCACCGCCATGCCGCACGAACTGCCAGCGCTGCTGGGCAGAATTTACAGCGTACTGGTTGAAGTGCCGGACGGCCTGGCTTCGCTGCCGGTGCCGGAGCAGCCGGGCATTGATAACCATGACATTCTTATCCTGGTGGTGGACGATCATCCTATTAACCGTATGCTGCTTTCCGATCAGCTTAGCTCGCTGGGCTACCGGGTTAAAACCGCGCAGGATGGGGTGGATGCCCTTAACGTTATCAGCCGCAGCGAAATTGATATCGTGCTGACCGATGTGAATATGCCGAATATGGATGGTTATCGTCTTACGCAGCGCCTGCGCCAGCTGGGACAAACCTTCCCGATTATTGGCGTAACCGCCAATGCCCTGGCGGAGGAGAAGCAACGCTGTATGGAGGCGGGAATGGACAACTGCCTGTCGAAGCCGGTGACGCTGGACACGTTAAAAACTTCGCTGGCTATCTATGCCGAGCGCGTGAGAAAAGTGCGCGGCGTGTAG
- a CDS encoding HlyD family secretion protein: MNKIKKLFRAEAINYQQERFTGHILLTRPLSLTVISAFFVILITAIIIFFVFFTYTRKTQVKGVLLPVQRIIRISAIEPSFVNKVLVHEGQKIATGDPLFTLSNERFSSIQGTNGEEIHKLLLERKENLAKDYQVIKAQLAWKKAGLQKRISNLNKEEQLTMESIKVQKEQITLFTDIVNRYIKLLQNNFVSQLELNEKKSQLFVKKSDSIELKKQLAALTREQDNVRSELEQLLLQEKREYSLYQREINLIQKDILETNAQKSMHIVAPQNGVISTIVISEGQNIEEYTLLATLIPENTTLEANLFIPSDSIGFLKQGMPVLLQYQAYPYQKFGQYRSIIHEISRNTLQPSDLLNLGINVKSVENQTALYRIRLKLDSQEIKAYGMKYPLKTGMEFSASILLEERKIYEWILEPLYSIRGTL, translated from the coding sequence ATGAATAAAATAAAAAAATTATTCCGAGCTGAAGCCATAAATTACCAACAGGAGAGATTTACCGGACATATTTTATTAACTAGACCTTTAAGTCTGACGGTTATCAGCGCTTTTTTTGTTATTTTAATTACAGCTATAATTATATTTTTTGTTTTTTTTACCTACACCAGAAAAACGCAGGTTAAAGGCGTATTACTTCCTGTTCAACGCATTATCAGAATTAGCGCTATTGAACCAAGTTTCGTTAATAAAGTGTTAGTACATGAGGGGCAAAAAATCGCCACTGGTGATCCCCTGTTTACATTATCGAATGAACGTTTTAGCTCAATTCAGGGAACAAACGGTGAAGAGATTCATAAATTGCTGCTGGAGCGTAAAGAAAATCTGGCAAAGGATTATCAGGTGATCAAAGCACAGCTTGCCTGGAAAAAAGCAGGCTTGCAAAAAAGGATTTCCAATTTAAACAAGGAAGAGCAGCTAACTATGGAGTCAATCAAAGTCCAAAAAGAACAGATAACGTTGTTTACCGATATTGTAAACCGCTATATTAAATTATTGCAGAATAATTTTGTGAGCCAGCTTGAATTAAATGAAAAAAAATCACAACTCTTCGTAAAAAAAAGTGATTCTATAGAATTAAAAAAGCAGTTAGCGGCTCTAACCAGAGAACAGGATAACGTTCGGTCTGAGCTTGAGCAACTATTATTACAGGAAAAGAGAGAATACTCACTTTACCAACGTGAAATCAACCTTATCCAAAAAGATATATTAGAAACGAACGCCCAAAAGAGTATGCATATTGTCGCACCTCAGAACGGAGTAATTAGCACAATCGTTATTTCTGAGGGGCAAAATATAGAAGAATATACGCTACTGGCAACGTTAATACCTGAAAATACAACCTTAGAGGCCAATCTGTTTATACCTTCAGATTCCATAGGATTTTTAAAACAAGGAATGCCTGTTTTATTACAGTATCAGGCCTATCCATACCAAAAATTTGGTCAGTATCGCAGCATTATCCATGAAATATCCCGCAACACTCTACAACCCAGTGATTTACTAAACCTTGGAATCAATGTCAAATCAGTAGAAAATCAAACGGCACTTTATCGTATTCGCTTAAAACTTGACAGCCAGGAAATAAAAGCTTATGGCATGAAATACCCATTAAAAACAGGTATGGAATTTTCAGCCAGCATTTTGTTAGAAGAGAGGAAAATATATGAATGGATTCTTGAGCCTTTATATAGCATCAGAGGAACTTTGTGA